ATCGTTCCTCGAACAACCATTGTCGTTCGGCCAGGCGCCCCCGCGTTCGTGTATGTCAGCGGCCGCGATGCTCCAGCTTCCTGTGAGGGCTCTCCCGTAGCCCATGTTTGCGAGCCAATTCTGAGTGATCGATTGATGGATTGATTCGTGATAGAGTAGTTGAGACACGTTCTGGTGCCATTCGTGACCGTGCAGGTTTGATTTGGAAGCACCGTCGAGTAATCGAGCGAGGCGAGAATAGATCCGTTTCGAGGAAGCAGGATGAGCTTTTGTGACGATGTGTTTGTTCGTCCCAGACGGGTTTGGGTCCCGTTCTGTGTCCCGAGGATCGTCACATGAGCATTTTTGACGATAGTCCCGTTCGTACGATTCGAATTAGGAAACCACACGCTTGTCGACCGGTTGTGCGGCAGGTTCTGGAGGTTAGTGCGACGGTACTCTCCAAGCGTCTGATTGCGAGGCCCGACTGCGTGGGACGGTTGGGATGTCGAATACGTGAAATCACGAAACTGACTGGCGTTTGCCGCTGAGATCTTCTGGGACTGGAGAATCGTCCGGAGGTCTGGCTGAATGAATGGTGGCAGTTCTCCAATATTGGGATCTGGGTCGTCAGAAACAAAGACGTCAGTAGCGTTGGCGAGTTTGGTGGTGCTGACACCTGTTGCGAACGAACTGAGTAAAAGTAGGACAACGAGTCCAAGAATGAGTGGCTGAAGACGTGTGTCCGAGAGTGGTGGCATTCGTGGGGAAAGCGTGTATAGGGCGATGGTCGGCCGATGATATACAGGAGTCGAACCTGGCGTACCGTCGTTAGAAGACCGGTGGGACGATCATCCCCGGAGCAAGGTTTTCGAAGAGCGTGACGAACACATTATAGCTAACCGAGAGAACGATCATGCCAGCGCCGCCCCAGAGCGCACGCCAACCCCACTGTGTGCGACTTGCGTTGCGTCCGGAGACGAACCAGATCGCTGCCCCGACGAGGAAGACGATAACCCCAAGCTGGCCGAGTGTGGTGGCAACGAACTGTTCAATTTCGCTGAGCGAGTTATTGATCTCGCTTTGTTGAGCGGCGGCGATGCCAGTATTGACACTGAACGTGACCAGTACCGTAACCAAATACGTAACGTGATGTCGGAATGGGAGGCGCATACACGGTTTTATTCTTTTCCCCATAGTAAAAATCTTAGCCTTTATGAATAATATTCTGAATTTTAGCAGGTATCCTGAAGCAATTTTGACTTATTTCAAAGTTAGGTACGGACGATCAAGACAGTTGATGCTCGTCTTCTTCTGGAAAGGATGGGTGTTACCTCGTATTCTTCCATGCATTGGTGCTAATTTTTATTATATATAATAATAGGATTTAAGTAGCGAAGATTAGTCACTCCGGTATGACTAATTCAGAACCTAACCAAGACACCTCTGCTGGCTCACACGAGAACGAATCCGCTCTTGATTTCGTGTCCTATAATCTCCCAACCGATCTCACCGCATTTCAGGCACACTTATTGTGTCTTATCTACCGGTTAGGACCTGCTGAAGGCGTCGATCTACAAGAAGCTCTAGAAGATCTCTATCCAGAACCGATCAATCACGGCCGATTATATCCCGGTCTCGATCGACTTGTCGAGAAAGGGTTGATCTCGAAGCAGACGAAAGCAAGCGATAAGCGACGGAATGTGTATGCGACCGTTGGACGGGGTGACTGGGCGGTTGAGGAATACTACCAATTCCTTCATGATATCGTCACGGCTGAGTAGTCATTGGTGATACATCGCGGCCGAACAGTCTAAGCTATATTTTAGCTATTGAGTTGATTAATACGATGCGATTGATATAGAATAGTCAGACCAAGGGTAACTGTCAGTAGTAATAGGAGAGGGATAGGTGATTCAAACCCTAAATTCCGGTAAATGTTGGATAATTTTGACGAAAACAAAAAGGATACTATTGTAGCTACTGCTAAGAATATAATCGGTAATTTGTTGTTCATATTTCCACTATGTACTTAACTGGGTATAAATATTTTGGCATCGTGTTTAAGCAAGTTCCACCAGACGGGGAAGGTCCGTCACCACGTTTTCGCACCTGTCGTCTCAATGCAACTAAAATTATTGTTAAACAATAATGTCCGTCGTTTTATTTCTTAAATAAGTGTTCAACGGAATTTATATTTCTCTATCGAACGATCTGAAGTTGGATCCTCGTTCGCTAGAGTGCCGCCATAAGACGGTGTTCGTGATCCACGAGAAACACGGTGTCGGCGATATCATGTTTCTCACAAAGCCCACAGAAAAACTGTTGGGAGAGTGCTGTTGTCGACGTGGTAAACAGCCGCAAATGCGGGAATCTGTTCGTGGTTGAATCGACAGCGGCATATAACCAATACTACTGTCCGTTGTTACGGATCGCTGTCTCGTTGAACGTGGAGTGATTCAGGTTCGCGTTGCTGGTGGGCGCACATCGGTCTTCTGTACTTACTCGTGAGCGGCTTTCCGCGGACGTCCGACGCCAAAATTATAAATTCCAGAGATAATATTTAAAAGTGACAACCTAGCCATAGAGCAGTTGAAATTCGATTCTCCTCATCTTTCAGCCTCAACTAAATACAACCAACTTCAGGAATTAGATGTTCATGTAAATATAATTATATAACAATATAATATTAAAATAGATATTATTGTTAGATAAATATTATTAAAAAGACTTATTATATTCCAATATATTCGAGCTAGTGTAATGTCAAAGGAATCTGGTAATATTAATCGGCGATCAATCTTGAAGGGAATTGGTGCGACAGGAGTTGCAGCTATCGGTTCAGCCGGTCTTGGCGTAGCAAAGCGTCGTGTGAGGGGGACACCCGCTGTCCTGAAATCGGCATCAGTTCAGGCACTTCTTGATGAAATAGGCAACCCGTCAGTCGATACTGATAATGCTGAAAAGGTGGTTCCTAAGATAGAGGACGAAGAACGCCCGAATCTCATGACCACCACCGTGATTCCGACGGAGATTGGTGATGTCCACCACGTGAGTACAGAAAATAATTCGTTCGCGTACCTTGTCTGCATGAACGAGTCGGGGAAATCAAAGGCAGATAGCAACAAGATTAGGAAGGCCGTCGGTGCGCCGGCCAACGTCCCGCTCATGGTCATGGCACAGAAACGAGACGTAACCGTCTCTCGAGGAGTAACTCCACGAGAAGAAGCACTACTCGCCCGTGAAACGGATTTCGATATCCAGAGCGAAAGTACACACGCACTGAAAACGTCTGCAGTGGATGGCTTCCGTGTTGTTGAGGAAGAACCAAGCTCCGCCGAAGTTAATGCTGCCTCGAAAAATGAGGTGCCCAACTACTACAACGTCACTGTGAGTGAGAGCGGCGACTCATCGCTGACTGTCACGAATACGGAGAAGTTTGACTTAAGTAATGATGTAAGTCCTACAGCAGGTGATGTTTCTACTAGCGATTGTAACACCTGTAACTCCTGTACAGCTTGGTGTGTGGCGTGTATCGGGTCAATCGGAACTGGTTGTGGTCCCTGCTCTTACGCATTGTATACTGTCGGTACTGGACCCGGCGCAGCAATCTATATCTCCTGTGCACTGATTGCCTGTGCAATCGTTGCCCCGATCACTTGTAATAACTGTATCCACTGCTCTCCATACGTCTGATCTGACTCGCAAAGCAAGCGCTCGCTAATTCCTAAATTCTTCTGATCGTGGCTTTGGTAAATCGCTACAGAGAAGGGATCTGGCTGAGACCATTGACCTGACCCTCCGTGTTCGGAATCTCGTCGCGGTGGCTCAGGTGGTCTGCGTAAATTGTTGCGTCTTTTGGGGCGGCTTGTTCCAGCACGTCGCAGGTGTCTTCTACAACGTCGTGGTGGTCTTTGTCTGATTCTCCGAGTAACTTTGCCGCGAGCAGGGTCCCACCTGCAACGGCAACGTATTTAGAGTAACGATCTATCCACCGAAAACAACCAACTTAGAATCAAGGTGCACGTAGCGAGTCGCCTTCCATTACCTGATTTCCTTTTAGCCAGACGAGAAGCCTCACCACAACAACGCTCCATTGCTGCCCCCCGTCACGACCGACATTATCCATGTCCACCCGTGGGGCTTGAGTCAGGACTAATTTTCTCACGGGAACGCTCCTGCGAACGGGGAGAGAGTGCGAAAATGACTGTTCCCATCGCGAGCACGCCAAGTGACAAAAAGACAGTGTTTGCGAGTGTGCTCGCCACACGAAGGCGTGAAAGTGAGCTCCGCCGCCGAGAAAACGGAAGGAACGGGTGGATACCACCGACCGTAATAACGTCACCAGTGAGATGCACGCAGATCCCGAGAACACCGATGACAAACCCGAGCCCGGTGAGTGTCTCAGGAGTGCGGCAAGTAGCTCGGTGCGATTACAACTACTGTTATAGTGGTCGCTGGAAGGACGGTCGTCTGCAGCCAGTGGGCAAGTGGGACAGTAAGATACCGTCCAAGAAGTCAACCATATCCGGCACACACAAGTTCAATAACCCCAGCGGTCAGCAGTGAGTGACTCACACCACGGTGTGAGAGTCCGGGTACTCAATGGTTATATCGAGGAGTGGTTCGATGATGAAGACGCCAAACACGAGCAACCCAGCAATTACGAACTGACCATTTTGGACAAGTGCATAGGAAATCGGCGCAAGAATGAGAAGTGTGATGCCGAGATGGCCGTGTCGGTACATGCAGGCTCATAGACCTCCCTTTTTGTTTACGTTTATCGATCTCTTGGTACGCTTTGATTTTCGCGTCTGTTATTTTCTGTAGTACCGTGTACTTCGTAGTTTGCACACTTGGCCTGCTTACTCCAAACGCTTTGGCGGCTTCAAACGAACCAAATAACCATATATCATCAGGATCCTAACACTCCAATTCAACGTCCATATTCTACAAAACAATCACATTCAAAGGTGATGTGTCTGTTGTCTCTTCGCTCGGCTTACGATGGACTCGGTGTCTGGACGTGTGAAATGTACGCGGCAAGATCTGTCGTTGATATCATCCCAATGACTCCCTCGGTTTCGTCCACGACGGGCATGTGATGGAACCCGTGTTTGAGCATCGTGTCCGCGACGTCACGGATGGATTCCTGTGCTGTCGCAGTAACCACATCAGTCGTCATGTAGGTCTTGACAGGTGTCTCGTCTTTCGGTTGTTTCTCGGCGACGACGTTGACAAAATCGGTAGTTGTCATTATACCAATAAGCTGGTTATCACTCCCAACGACGACAACCGAGCCAATTTCGTTTTTGAGCATTTTTTGTGCTGTCTCTTCTACGAGCGTTTCTGGCGAAACGGTATGCAGGTCGGTAGACATAATTCGTCCAACGAGGACATCTTCCATGGATAATGATATCTAGGAACAACCATAAGAGTTGTCTCCGTTCAGACCTGGTTCTTGACGCTACGTAAGCTCTTGATTGGAGGGTACTACGGGACTGTTCAGTGTCGAATGGTGAGATATAGAGCTGATGTGAGACCGCGATTTGTGGACCGACGATTAAAACACAGCATCCTCAGTGATTTTTGGCGACCGGCCTCACGGGTTTGATACCGTACTCCGACAGTACGTTCTCGAGAACATCGACACGTGTGTTTACCTCATCTGGGCGGTGAGAATCAGTGCCAACAGTAAACGAAACATTGTGTTCTCGGAGTATCTCCAAAAATGAACTCTGTGGATGAACAATCTCATCAGTGAGTGCTCGCCCGACGTTAATCTCTGGAATCGTCCGCGAGTCGGTAAATGCCTCCGCCACCGAGTGATAATGAGCTTCGGTGGCTCGTCCGCGAAGGGGCAATGTTCGTTCCAATAAATCGATGTGGGCTGCGATGTCGAACAATTCTGAGTCGATGAGCGCGACAAGTTGGTCGAAGTACCGGTCGACGACTTTTGTACGCTCATCGGTGGATTTGTTCTCAAAGGCTGATGCGACCTGAACGTTCGTGCCCATCACATCGTGGACGCTCCCAATGGTGTAGTCGAAATCAGCGTCGGAGAGGAATGCTCGAATCTCGTCTTCGTCTCGGGGATCATAATCCATCTCGACCGCATCGTATATCGCTATTTCGGACTCCTCTTGGAGATGGTCGATAGCACGTCGCCGTCGCTCGTATGTTCGGTCGAGGTTGAACCCTCGTGCAGCGCGAGCATCTTTAGCCTGTGCCCGCGACGAAACGTTGCAGTGATCTGTGAAAC
The Haladaptatus caseinilyticus DNA segment above includes these coding regions:
- a CDS encoding PHP domain-containing protein, with the translated sequence MYDFHTHSNYSDGQFLFRMVRAAEQAGLDGIGFTDHCNVSSRAQAKDARAARGFNLDRTYERRRRAIDHLQEESEIAIYDAVEMDYDPRDEDEIRAFLSDADFDYTIGSVHDVMGTNVQVASAFENKSTDERTKVVDRYFDQLVALIDSELFDIAAHIDLLERTLPLRGRATEAHYHSVAEAFTDSRTIPEINVGRALTDEIVHPQSSFLEILREHNVSFTVGTDSHRPDEVNTRVDVLENVLSEYGIKPVRPVAKNH
- a CDS encoding helix-turn-helix transcriptional regulator, which encodes MTNSEPNQDTSAGSHENESALDFVSYNLPTDLTAFQAHLLCLIYRLGPAEGVDLQEALEDLYPEPINHGRLYPGLDRLVEKGLISKQTKASDKRRNVYATVGRGDWAVEEYYQFLHDIVTAE
- a CDS encoding CBS domain-containing protein, giving the protein MEDVLVGRIMSTDLHTVSPETLVEETAQKMLKNEIGSVVVVGSDNQLIGIMTTTDFVNVVAEKQPKDETPVKTYMTTDVVTATAQESIRDVADTMLKHGFHHMPVVDETEGVIGMISTTDLAAYISHVQTPSPS